A single genomic interval of Croceibacter atlanticus HTCC2559 harbors:
- a CDS encoding T9SS type A sorting domain-containing protein produces MKPTFYITYILLLAVGYLQAQTLSNGDFETFGVQTTQLYTRDGGAYNGETCMIDGGTIQEAGTYEGVGRPIGFTTTDDAFEQSPSTVEQTTDANSGASAIQLTTNGFDVIGLVGLFEPEVLRQELIPVAYPFTAVPTSIDGFYRHMSGVPRSFPPGTCTSDGQLEETRTYTGAFKVYAVMTKYNETTDEDEIVATVNSEFPNATDYTAFSAPVTVVQPGIIPDKIVFVMSSSPEFISPNPVAIVGSRSFVDDVDFIFPVLSVEETIDKTTNFSVYPNPATSHFSLNTEVPNLEFKLYNISGKLVMQGFAGSKNHQVNISSLTPGMYFLNTKLGATKLIVN; encoded by the coding sequence ATGAAACCTACATTTTACATAACCTACATATTGCTTTTAGCTGTTGGCTATTTGCAAGCCCAAACTTTATCTAACGGAGATTTTGAAACGTTTGGAGTTCAAACTACACAACTTTATACACGAGATGGTGGCGCCTATAATGGAGAAACCTGTATGATAGATGGTGGTACTATTCAGGAAGCTGGTACTTATGAAGGCGTTGGAAGACCAATAGGATTTACAACTACAGATGATGCTTTTGAGCAATCACCTAGTACAGTAGAGCAAACTACAGACGCCAATTCTGGCGCTTCTGCAATACAATTAACAACAAACGGTTTTGATGTTATTGGTTTGGTAGGTTTATTTGAGCCAGAAGTCCTTAGGCAAGAATTAATACCTGTTGCTTACCCATTTACTGCAGTACCAACATCTATAGATGGATTTTATAGACATATGAGTGGCGTGCCAAGATCATTTCCTCCAGGAACTTGCACAAGCGATGGGCAGTTAGAAGAAACAAGGACATACACTGGCGCTTTTAAAGTATATGCAGTTATGACTAAGTATAACGAAACCACCGATGAAGATGAAATAGTAGCCACCGTAAACTCAGAGTTTCCTAATGCTACAGATTATACGGCTTTTTCTGCGCCTGTAACAGTTGTGCAACCTGGTATAATTCCAGATAAAATTGTGTTTGTAATGTCTTCTTCTCCAGAATTTATAAGTCCTAATCCTGTAGCTATTGTAGGCTCTAGGTCTTTTGTAGATGACGTAGATTTTATATTTCCAGTTTTAAGTGTAGAAGAAACTATTGATAAAACAACAAATTTTTCTGTTTACCCAAACCCAGCAACATCTCATTTTTCTTTAAATACAGAAGTTCCAAATCTTGAATTCAAATTATATAACATTTCTGGAAAATTAGTAATGCAAGGGTTTGCAGGTTCTAAAAATCACCAGGTAAATATTTCTTCATTAACACCTGGAATGTATTTTTTAAACACCAAATTAGGTGCTACTAAGTTAATTGTTAACTAA
- a CDS encoding DUF5916 domain-containing protein: MKTLSLSLLALLLSSSIFSQDSTKVEVPKRIYTTASISSYSTPEIDGILNDDAWNAVEWTTDYIENQPDENTPPTEQTKMKIAYDDKNIYVAFRCYDAEPENIVKRLSRRDGFEGDWVEVNFDSFNDDRTGFSFTVTAAGVKGDEFISNNGNFDGSYNPIWYVKTNIDTEGWTAEMRIPLSQLRFSADQDQVWGLQSTRRYFRAEERSLWQRLPADAPGFVSEFGELRGLVGLKPQKQLEIQPFILGQQDVYEEERGNPFRDGADTKLNTGLDAKIGITNDLTLDLTINPDFGQVEADPAAIALDGFQLFFQEQRPFFVANSNIFNYSLDNFSPGNLFYSRRIGRSPQGFAQSDNIQYTNQPNNTTIYGAAKFSGKTKNGWSLGVIESVTAKEFVEIIDFDNQTTEQIVEPLTNYFVGRAQKDFNDRNSYIGTMFTATNRDLEDGQFLNFLRRDAYSAGIDFKHNWKDRKYYLEGMAYGSHVKGSKEAIARTQQSLTHLFGRVDAGHVEIDTTRTSLSGTGGRLEIGKASGGNFRAHLGGTWRSPELELNDIGFLRRADEIRQYARLSYQTLKPFGNFRRINAQYRHYNSFDFDGNYNVAEHRLDGFAQFKNNWGIETGFIHKPRNYNVSTLRGGPRFRFSKENINYFFIGSDSRKKFVYSGGYVISEAVDKQFTYLELSARMSYQPTDALNLSIRPVYSKNPNQTQYVATREVNGTSRYITANIEQQTLSAQFRLNYTFTPNFSLQFYAQPFVSTGRYSNFNYITDATADNLEDRFQLYNDNQISLENGTYNIDDTENGTTDYSFSNPDFAFSQLNTNLVLRWEYIPGSELFLVWSLNGNAFEQPDNHIASTLTDFVTESRHSNTFLLKATYRFVL; this comes from the coding sequence ATGAAGACACTATCCTTAAGTCTTTTAGCCCTTTTATTATCCTCATCTATATTCTCTCAAGATTCTACAAAAGTTGAAGTTCCTAAGCGTATTTATACAACAGCTAGTATCTCGAGTTATAGTACACCAGAAATAGATGGTATCTTAAATGATGATGCTTGGAATGCTGTAGAATGGACTACAGATTATATAGAAAATCAACCAGATGAAAACACACCGCCAACCGAGCAAACTAAAATGAAGATTGCTTATGACGATAAGAATATTTACGTGGCATTTAGATGTTATGATGCAGAGCCAGAAAACATTGTAAAGCGCTTGTCTAGAAGAGATGGCTTTGAAGGCGATTGGGTAGAAGTAAACTTTGATAGTTTTAATGATGATCGCACAGGGTTTTCATTTACAGTAACTGCAGCTGGCGTTAAAGGAGATGAATTTATCTCTAACAACGGAAACTTTGATGGTAGCTACAACCCAATATGGTATGTAAAAACAAATATAGACACAGAAGGTTGGACAGCAGAAATGCGTATACCATTAAGTCAACTTAGGTTTAGTGCAGATCAAGACCAAGTTTGGGGTTTGCAAAGTACACGTAGGTATTTTAGAGCAGAAGAACGCTCATTGTGGCAAAGACTTCCTGCAGATGCTCCAGGTTTTGTAAGTGAGTTTGGTGAGCTAAGAGGTTTGGTTGGCTTAAAACCACAAAAACAATTAGAAATTCAGCCCTTTATTTTGGGGCAACAAGATGTGTACGAGGAAGAACGCGGCAACCCTTTTAGAGATGGTGCCGACACTAAGTTAAATACAGGATTAGATGCTAAGATAGGTATTACTAATGACCTTACTCTAGACCTAACTATTAATCCAGATTTTGGTCAAGTAGAGGCAGATCCTGCGGCCATTGCACTGGATGGTTTTCAGTTGTTTTTTCAAGAACAACGTCCTTTTTTTGTGGCCAACTCTAACATTTTCAACTATTCCTTAGATAATTTTTCGCCGGGCAACTTGTTTTACTCAAGACGAATAGGGCGAAGCCCTCAAGGTTTTGCGCAAAGTGATAATATTCAATATACTAATCAACCAAACAATACTACTATTTATGGTGCTGCTAAGTTTAGTGGTAAAACTAAAAATGGATGGAGTTTAGGAGTTATTGAAAGTGTGACGGCTAAAGAATTTGTAGAAATTATAGATTTTGATAACCAAACCACAGAGCAAATTGTAGAGCCGCTCACTAATTACTTTGTGGGTAGAGCCCAAAAAGATTTTAATGACAGAAATTCTTATATAGGAACCATGTTTACTGCTACTAACAGAGATTTAGAAGATGGTCAATTTTTAAATTTTCTTAGACGTGATGCTTATTCAGCAGGTATTGATTTTAAACACAACTGGAAAGATAGAAAGTATTATTTAGAAGGAATGGCTTACGGTAGTCATGTTAAAGGAAGTAAAGAAGCAATTGCACGAACACAACAATCATTAACACATTTATTTGGAAGAGTAGATGCAGGTCATGTTGAAATAGACACAACTAGAACATCCCTATCAGGAACAGGTGGCCGTTTAGAAATAGGAAAAGCTTCTGGAGGAAATTTTAGAGCACACCTAGGTGGAACCTGGCGCTCTCCAGAGTTGGAGCTTAATGATATAGGCTTTTTAAGGCGTGCAGATGAGATTAGACAGTATGCAAGATTAAGCTACCAAACATTAAAACCCTTTGGAAATTTTAGAAGAATAAATGCACAATACAGACATTACAATTCATTTGATTTTGATGGAAATTATAATGTAGCAGAACATCGCTTAGATGGTTTTGCACAGTTTAAAAATAACTGGGGAATTGAAACTGGTTTTATTCATAAACCAAGAAACTATAATGTGAGTACATTACGTGGAGGACCAAGGTTTAGATTCTCTAAAGAGAATATTAACTACTTTTTTATAGGGTCAGACTCTCGTAAAAAATTTGTGTACAGTGGTGGTTATGTTATTTCTGAAGCTGTAGATAAGCAATTTACCTATTTAGAGTTAAGTGCAAGGATGTCTTACCAACCTACAGATGCCTTAAACCTTTCTATAAGGCCTGTATATTCTAAAAACCCTAACCAAACACAATATGTTGCAACACGAGAAGTAAATGGTACATCTAGGTATATTACTGCAAATATTGAACAGCAAACGTTAAGTGCACAGTTTAGATTAAATTATACATTTACTCCTAACTTTTCGCTTCAGTTTTATGCACAGCCATTTGTATCAACAGGACGTTATTCTAATTTTAACTATATTACAGATGCAACTGCAGATAATTTAGAAGATAGATTTCAGCTGTATAATGACAACCAAATAAGCTTAGAAAATGGAACCTATAATATAGACGATACAGAAAATGGAACTACAGATTATAGCTTCTCAAACCCAGACTTTGCATTTTCTCAATTGAACACAAATTTGGTGTTGCGTTGGGAATATATACCTGGTAGCGAGTTATTTTTAGTGTGGTCATTAAATGGTAATGCTTTTGAGCAACCCGACAACCACATAGCATCTACATTAACAGATTTTGTAACAGAATCTAGACATAGTAATACATTTCTATTAAAAGCAACTTATAGGTTTGTTCTTTAA
- a CDS encoding histone deacetylase family protein, translated as MLKIAYHPIYKVPLPEGHRFPMEKYELLPKQLIYEGTCDPDNFFEPVYSETFVDLVHTTNYISDLKNLTLDARAARKIGFPLNSALVEREFIIADGTIKACDFALEYGIAMNIAGGTHHAYTNRGEGFCMFNDQAIGARYLQHTNKAKQVLIIDLDVHQGNGTAEIFKDDTSVFTFSMHGEKNYPFKKESSDLDIALPSHTTDDNYLKLLKETLPKLISDVNPDFIFYLSGVDILETDKLGKLSCSILGCKERDRFVLQLCKDLNIPVEVSMGGGYSKDIKKIIEAHANTYRLAQDIFF; from the coding sequence ATGCTTAAAATAGCATATCATCCTATTTATAAAGTTCCGCTTCCAGAAGGACATAGATTTCCTATGGAAAAATATGAGCTTTTACCTAAGCAATTAATATACGAAGGCACTTGTGATCCTGATAACTTTTTTGAGCCCGTTTATTCTGAAACCTTTGTAGACCTGGTACATACCACAAATTATATTTCAGATTTAAAAAACTTAACGCTAGACGCACGAGCTGCTCGAAAAATTGGATTTCCTCTTAACAGTGCTTTGGTAGAGCGTGAATTTATTATTGCAGACGGCACTATTAAAGCTTGTGATTTTGCATTAGAGTATGGCATTGCTATGAATATTGCTGGAGGCACTCATCATGCTTATACCAACAGAGGTGAAGGCTTTTGTATGTTTAACGATCAAGCTATCGGTGCTCGGTATTTACAGCACACAAACAAAGCAAAGCAAGTTTTAATTATAGATTTAGATGTGCATCAAGGCAATGGTACAGCAGAGATTTTTAAAGATGACACCTCTGTTTTTACATTCTCTATGCACGGTGAAAAAAATTACCCTTTTAAAAAAGAATCATCAGATTTAGATATTGCATTACCATCTCACACCACTGATGATAATTATCTTAAACTACTAAAGGAAACACTACCTAAGCTAATTTCTGATGTTAACCCAGATTTCATTTTTTATTTAAGTGGCGTAGATATTCTAGAAACCGATAAACTCGGCAAATTAAGCTGTAGTATCTTAGGTTGTAAAGAACGTGACAGGTTTGTGCTTCAACTTTGTAAAGATTTAAATATTCCTGTTGAAGTTAGTATGGGTGGCGGCTATTCCAAAGACATAAAAAAAATTATTGAAGCTCACGCGAACACTTATAGGTTGGCTCAAGATATATTCTTTTAA
- the metG gene encoding methionine--tRNA ligase — protein sequence MTTPKRYTITAALPYTNGPIHIGHLAGVYVPADIYARYQRMQGEDVLFVCGSDEHGVPITIKAKKEGVTPQDVVDKYHTIIKKSFEDFGISFDNYSRTSAKIHHDTASEFFENLYKNDKFIEEVTEQLYDPGANQFLADRFVVGTCPKCGNEESYGDQCESCGTSHNATDLINPKSAISGAKPILKETKHWFLPLDQYEDYLKDWILKDHKKDWKTNVYGQCKSWIDDGLRPRAVTRDLDWGIPVPVKGADGKVLYVWFDAPIGYISATKEWAQAKGKDWEPYWKNEDTKLLHFIGKDNIVFHCIIFPSMLKAEGSYIMPDNVPANEFLNLEGNKLSTSKNWAVWLHEYLEDFPGQQDVLRYALTANAPETKDNDFTWADFQARNNNELVAVFGNFINRVVVLTNKYYGGDVPEPSTYSEIDEQTLTELKTYPDVIASSLERYRFREAQKLLMDVARLGNKYLADEEPWKTAKTDAERTKTVMYVALQIAAALATLSEPFLPFTSNKLKDILNLTSQDSAEKNSWNDISSKNALLPAGHQINKAELLFSKIEDEHIQKQLDKLEASKKANEVENAVVDPEKETVQFEDFTSMDLRVGTILEAEKMPKTKKLLVLKVDTGIDVRTIVSGIAESFKPEDIIGKQVTVLVNLAPRKLRGVESQGMILMTEDANGNLVFVNPDVTGIPNGKSIS from the coding sequence ATGACCACTCCAAAGAGATATACCATTACAGCGGCTTTACCTTATACAAACGGGCCAATACATATAGGACACTTAGCAGGTGTTTATGTTCCTGCAGATATTTATGCACGCTACCAACGTATGCAAGGTGAAGATGTGTTGTTTGTTTGTGGTAGTGATGAGCACGGTGTGCCAATTACTATAAAAGCGAAAAAAGAAGGTGTGACCCCACAAGATGTGGTTGATAAGTATCACACCATCATCAAAAAAAGCTTTGAAGACTTTGGAATTTCTTTTGATAATTACTCAAGAACGTCAGCTAAAATACATCACGATACTGCATCGGAGTTTTTTGAGAACCTTTATAAAAATGATAAGTTTATTGAAGAGGTTACAGAACAATTATACGATCCAGGAGCCAATCAATTTCTCGCAGACCGCTTTGTTGTAGGAACTTGCCCAAAATGTGGTAATGAAGAAAGTTATGGCGACCAATGTGAAAGCTGCGGAACTTCTCATAACGCAACAGATTTAATTAACCCTAAATCTGCTATTTCTGGAGCTAAGCCTATTTTAAAAGAAACAAAACACTGGTTTTTACCATTAGACCAATATGAAGATTATTTAAAAGATTGGATCCTTAAAGACCATAAAAAAGACTGGAAAACTAATGTGTATGGACAATGCAAATCTTGGATAGATGATGGCCTAAGACCTAGAGCTGTAACACGAGATTTAGATTGGGGCATACCTGTTCCTGTAAAAGGTGCAGATGGCAAAGTACTATACGTTTGGTTTGATGCTCCTATAGGCTACATCTCTGCAACAAAAGAATGGGCACAAGCAAAAGGAAAAGACTGGGAACCATATTGGAAAAATGAAGACACCAAATTACTTCACTTTATAGGGAAAGATAATATTGTATTTCACTGTATAATTTTCCCGAGTATGCTTAAAGCAGAAGGCTCTTACATTATGCCAGATAATGTGCCAGCAAATGAATTTCTAAATTTAGAAGGCAACAAGTTGTCTACCTCTAAAAATTGGGCAGTTTGGCTTCATGAATATTTAGAAGATTTTCCAGGGCAACAAGATGTTTTGCGCTATGCTTTAACAGCAAATGCTCCAGAAACAAAAGACAATGATTTTACGTGGGCAGATTTTCAAGCCCGCAATAATAATGAACTAGTTGCTGTCTTTGGCAACTTTATTAATCGTGTTGTTGTACTTACCAATAAGTATTATGGCGGCGATGTTCCAGAACCATCCACGTATAGTGAAATAGATGAACAAACATTAACCGAACTTAAGACATATCCAGATGTTATTGCAAGTTCTTTAGAACGCTACCGTTTTAGAGAAGCTCAAAAGCTTTTAATGGATGTTGCAAGACTCGGTAATAAATACTTAGCAGATGAAGAACCTTGGAAAACTGCTAAAACAGATGCGGAGCGCACAAAAACTGTAATGTACGTAGCATTACAAATCGCAGCTGCTTTAGCTACATTAAGTGAGCCGTTTTTACCGTTTACTTCAAATAAACTTAAAGACATTCTTAATTTAACTTCCCAAGATTCTGCAGAGAAAAATAGCTGGAATGACATCTCGAGTAAAAATGCATTATTGCCAGCTGGTCATCAAATTAATAAAGCTGAATTATTATTTAGTAAGATTGAAGATGAACACATACAAAAACAATTAGACAAGCTAGAAGCAAGCAAAAAGGCTAATGAAGTTGAAAATGCTGTTGTAGATCCAGAAAAAGAGACCGTGCAGTTTGAAGATTTTACTTCTATGGATCTTCGTGTAGGTACTATCTTAGAAGCTGAAAAAATGCCAAAAACTAAAAAGCTTTTAGTTCTTAAGGTAGATACAGGAATAGATGTAAGAACAATTGTATCTGGTATTGCAGAAAGCTTTAAACCAGAAGATATAATAGGCAAGCAAGTTACTGTATTAGTTAATTTGGCACCACGTAAACTAAGAGGTGTAGAAAGTCAAGGAATGATTTTAATGACAGAAGATGCCAACGGGAATTTAGTTTTTGTAAACCCAGATGTTACAGGCATCCCTAACGGTAAATCTATTAGCTAA
- a CDS encoding S66 peptidase family protein → MIIPPYLKEGDTVAIVCTARKISKKELDPAIKLLTHWGLKVKLGDTVGKEYHQFGGTDVQRAEDFQEMLDDKEVQAIWCARGGYGTVRMIDEVNFSSIETNPKWIIGYSDPTVLHCHIHNLGVATIHGQMCLEIENKTEATRDTLKNILFGNYDAIKFASDFKLNRTGHAKGQLIGGNLSVLSSILGSKSTIKTEGKILFLEDLDEYLYHIDRMVHNIKRNGFFKNLAGLVIGGLTDMHDNTSPFGQSAEEIIANAVKEFNFPVCFNFPAGHSKDNRALIFGAETELIVTKDNVVLKTEA, encoded by the coding sequence ATGATAATTCCGCCATATTTAAAAGAAGGAGATACTGTTGCAATTGTGTGTACAGCTCGAAAAATCTCAAAAAAAGAGCTAGATCCAGCTATAAAGTTATTAACGCATTGGGGATTAAAAGTTAAGCTAGGAGATACTGTAGGGAAAGAATATCATCAGTTTGGAGGTACAGATGTACAACGTGCAGAAGATTTTCAAGAGATGTTAGATGATAAAGAAGTGCAAGCCATTTGGTGTGCCCGTGGCGGATATGGTACTGTAAGAATGATAGATGAGGTTAATTTCTCTAGTATTGAAACAAACCCAAAATGGATTATTGGGTATAGTGACCCTACTGTATTACATTGCCATATACATAATTTAGGAGTTGCAACCATACATGGTCAAATGTGTTTAGAAATTGAAAACAAAACTGAAGCTACAAGAGACACATTAAAAAATATATTATTTGGAAATTATGATGCTATTAAATTTGCTTCAGACTTTAAATTAAATAGAACAGGTCATGCTAAAGGACAACTAATAGGAGGAAATTTATCTGTGCTATCTAGTATTTTAGGTAGTAAATCAACAATAAAAACAGAAGGTAAAATTCTATTTCTTGAAGATTTAGATGAGTATTTATACCACATAGACCGTATGGTACATAACATAAAACGTAACGGCTTTTTTAAAAACCTAGCAGGATTGGTCATTGGTGGCTTAACAGATATGCATGATAATACAAGCCCTTTTGGTCAATCTGCAGAAGAGATAATTGCAAATGCTGTAAAAGAATTTAATTTTCCTGTGTGTTTTAATTTTCCTGCTGGACATAGTAAAGATAATCGTGCGTTAATATTTGGAGCAGAAACAGAATTAATCGTCACAAAAGATAATGTGGTTTTAAAAACCGAAGCTTAA
- the dgt gene encoding dGTP triphosphohydrolase, translating into MNWEQLLSLKRFGDTNKRLRKEQDDTRLGFEVDYDRIIFSSSFRSLQDKTQVIPLSKTDFVHTRLTHSLEVSVVGRSLGRVVGKKLLEKHPHLSETYGHHFNDFGAIVAAASLAHDIGNPPFGHSGEKAIGDFFKSGKGNRFKDSLTNVQYQDLCTFEGNANGFKLLTETKNGVTGGLRLSYSTLGAFMKYPKASLPYKPTTQIHHKKYGYFQSEQEVFNDVVKDLGLISETVKDSETYKRHPLTFLVEAADDICYTIIDFEDGINLGLIDEEFALEYLINLVKDKIDTKKYHQLVTKSNRVSYLRALAIGVLIEEAASIFIANEEAILKGDFSSALLDKSQYTAQIDDIIKISINNVYQSQDVLEKEILGYQVIGTLLEVYTDAVFSKKNNTNTNFNSLILKGFLKEFDLNQDDYSILIEISSLVASYSDSEALRIYQKIKGML; encoded by the coding sequence ATGAATTGGGAACAACTATTATCTCTTAAGCGTTTTGGAGATACAAATAAGCGTTTAAGAAAAGAACAAGACGATACACGATTGGGCTTTGAGGTAGATTACGATCGTATTATATTTTCCAGCTCTTTTAGGAGTTTGCAGGATAAAACTCAAGTTATCCCATTGTCTAAAACAGATTTTGTGCACACAAGATTAACACACAGTTTAGAGGTAAGTGTTGTGGGGCGAAGTTTAGGACGAGTTGTTGGTAAGAAGCTTTTAGAAAAACACCCACATCTTTCTGAGACGTATGGGCATCATTTTAATGATTTCGGGGCTATTGTTGCTGCAGCATCTTTAGCACACGATATTGGAAATCCGCCGTTTGGTCACTCTGGCGAAAAGGCTATAGGAGACTTTTTTAAATCTGGAAAAGGAAATAGATTTAAAGACTCTCTTACAAACGTTCAATATCAAGACCTTTGTACCTTTGAAGGAAACGCTAACGGATTTAAGCTTTTAACTGAAACAAAAAACGGAGTAACTGGCGGTTTAAGGTTATCTTACTCAACCTTGGGTGCTTTTATGAAATACCCAAAAGCTTCGTTACCTTATAAACCAACAACTCAAATTCACCATAAAAAATATGGTTACTTCCAAAGTGAGCAGGAAGTCTTTAATGATGTAGTTAAGGATTTAGGATTAATTTCTGAAACTGTAAAAGATTCAGAAACTTACAAAAGACATCCGTTAACGTTTTTAGTTGAAGCCGCAGATGATATCTGCTATACAATTATAGACTTTGAAGATGGTATAAATTTAGGTTTAATAGATGAGGAGTTTGCTTTAGAATATCTAATTAATTTGGTTAAGGATAAGATAGACACAAAAAAATATCATCAACTCGTTACCAAATCTAATAGAGTAAGTTATTTAAGAGCATTAGCTATTGGAGTGCTTATTGAAGAGGCAGCTTCAATTTTTATTGCAAATGAAGAAGCTATACTTAAAGGTGACTTTAGTTCTGCATTATTAGATAAGTCACAGTACACGGCACAAATAGATGATATTATAAAAATTAGCATTAACAATGTATATCAATCTCAAGACGTCTTAGAGAAGGAGATATTGGGCTACCAAGTAATCGGAACATTATTGGAAGTTTATACAGATGCCGTGTTTAGTAAGAAAAACAACACAAATACAAATTTTAATTCATTGATTTTGAAAGGTTTTCTTAAAGAATTCGACTTAAATCAAGATGATTATTCTATTTTAATTGAAATTTCTTCACTTGTAGCCTCTTATTCAGACAGTGAAGCCCTTAGAATTTACCAGAAAATTAAGGGCATGTTATAG